A part of Dasypus novemcinctus isolate mDasNov1 chromosome 5, mDasNov1.1.hap2, whole genome shotgun sequence genomic DNA contains:
- the TAS2R39 gene encoding LOW QUALITY PROTEIN: taste receptor type 2 member 39 (The sequence of the model RefSeq protein was modified relative to this genomic sequence to represent the inferred CDS: inserted 2 bases in 2 codons; substituted 2 bases at 2 genomic stop codons), whose amino-acid sequence MLGKHFPSVTKEERQLRMMEISTPXENELSPLLITFILTALGTECIVGILTNGFIMAINAVEXVQKKAISTSGRILFFLSVSRITLQSFMMLEITVSXTFPRFYNQDAVRNAFKASFMFSNYCSLWFAAWLSFFYFVKIVDFSYHLFLNLKRRISELMPWLLWLSVSISLGYSMLFRQGIYTVYCNDSFSIPSSNSTMKKYFTETNMVNLILLYNLGIFIPLVMFXLLATLLIISLKRHTLHMESNATAQHEVIKFISYFLILYIFNAIALFVYMSNTFDNNSSRNILCKIIMAAYPPGHSVLVILNNPGLRRAWKKLQHQVHLYLKG is encoded by the exons ATGTTAGGGAAACATTTTCCCTCAGTCACCAAAGAGGAGCGACAACTCAGGATGATGGAAATCTCAACTC CAGAAAATGAATTGTCACCACTTCTCATCACCTTCATTTTAACAGCTTTAGGCACTGAATGCATCGTTGGAATCCTCACAAATGGATTCATCATGGCTATAAACGCAGTTGAATAGGTTCAGAAAAAGGCAATTTCCACAAGTGGCAGGATCCTGTTTTTCCTGAGTGTATCCAGAATAACTCTTCAAAGCTTCATGATGCTAGAAATTACCGTCAGCTAGACATTCCCCCGTTTTTATAACCAAGATGCTGTACGTAATGCATTCAAAGCAAGTTTCATGTTCTCAAATTATTGCAgcctctggtttgcagcctggCTCAGTTTCTTCTACTTTGTGAAGATTGTAGATTTCTCCTATCACCTTTTCCTCAATCTGAAGAGGAGAATTTCTGAGTTGATGCCCTGGCTTCTGTGGCTGTCGGTGTCCATTTCCTTAGGCTACAGCATGCTCTTCCGTCAGGGTATCTACACTGTGTATTGTAATGATTCTTTTTCTATCCCCTCCTCCAACTCCACTATGAagaaatacttcactgagaccaaTATGGTCAACCTGATTCTTCTCTACAACCTGGGGATCTTCATTCCTCTCGTCATGT GTCTTCTAGCCACCCTGCTGATTATCTCTCTCAAGAGACACACCCTACACATGGAAAGCAATGCCACTGCCCAGCATGAAGTTATCAAATTTATCAGCTACTTTCTCATTCTTTACATTTTCAATGCAATTGCTCTTTTTGTCTATATGTCCAATACCTTTGATAACAATAGTTCTCGGAATATTTTATGCAAAATCATCATGGCTGCCTACCCTCCTGGTCACTCAGTGCTGGTGATCTTGAACAACCCTGGGCTAAGAAGAGCCTGGAAGAAGCTTCAGCACCAAGTTCATCTTTACCTGAAAGGGTAG